The Apium graveolens cultivar Ventura chromosome 10, ASM990537v1, whole genome shotgun sequence nucleotide sequence AGAGCAATGATTCCAAATCACGAACTTTATAAGTTATAATAACCTGCTACCAAATATATTAAACAGTTGCTGGTGCACCAACTTCAGAAATCCGGTAACTACTCAGTGATTAGGCAATACTTTTGTAGGAAAGGCCAAGAAAAGTTATCACTTTTAGAATTGCCAAATGAAAAGCATCAAAACAGAATAATGTACCCTACTGCGGTGATTAGGTCCTAACTAAGTATAAGTCTAATATCTATGTTCATGTGGCTTTTTCCATTATCCTACTACAAATTCAGTATATTGTATCCATCAATTCCCCAAGCAAAAGAAACACTAATTCAAAAGATTCACATTGCCAGATCTATAAAGTATTTCATCCGTGATTATACTCCTTGGCCCTTGCATCACTCAACATAGAAATACAGAGGACTGCCATAAGGTCAAACATGTGTGCTTAGAAATACATAGCATGATTTCGAGTTTATATGTCACTGACTCACTGCAATATACCTATATAAAGAGCGTGATCTGACAATTCTAAGCAGAGTAAAGCTTGAACTGTGCATTAGCATATTTAAATTTGAGTTAATATAAAATCTCAATTATTCTACTTAGCACCTGTCCCTTATAATATTAATGCTCCTGATACCACGAAGTCGAGCAAGCTGAATGATGCACTGTCCAACGATGCTTGTAGCTCCATTTTGCACAATGGCATCTCCTGCTCAGGCATCACAACTAATTAGGGTCATGTACAACAAGATAAACCAAACAATTAAATGTTAAGCTGAAATCACCTGCATTTAGATCCACAAAGTCCTCGAGCATCCTTAAGGCCGTCAAAGGATTAACAAACACAGTGGCAGCATATTCAACTGGTGTACCCTTGGCAACTTTATGCCAAAAACTCTGATCTTTCACCACATATGTCTGCCACGTACCTAAATCAAAAAGCATCATGTTATAACTTCCAAATATATTTTCATGGAATGAAAATTAAAATAGAATACCTTGTTGTGGTACAGTTACATTGTAGCTATCTAAAGTAGATCACTTGAATCATTTATAGTATAAAGATTGAATAGCACTTTACACTATGGGCACTTGATTCTTCTTCTATTATCTACAATCCTACGAGTAAAATCCATTATCTTCATACCCCGGAAACATGGTTTGCTCAGGGATTAAAAAAATTCAATAGTTTGAGCAATAAACATACTATATTTTTTCCTCATGGATATTCTATTTATATTGTGTTTAATTAGAACTTTAATAACACAAAAACTTGTAATGATGCGGTATCTCTTTCAAACTTGCCACAGTTAAATAAACAAGAGAACTGGCAATTACATGGATATTCTTACTAAAATACGTAAAGCAAAAAAAGGATACCAAAACTAGGCGGATATGGAATGACTAAATCGCCAGGAGAAAAACCCTTCACTGCAGAGCCCAACGAGTGTACCTGTCCAACACCCTCAGAACCACCAACTGCCGGAACCTGTTGCCTCACAGGGTATACACCTATAATGCATATGATAAGAAATAATGAAGCAAAATTAACTGTATTTTGTATATGTCTATGCAGATCAAATCAACACTATGCAGTTCAAATCAAACACAAGATTAAATTACCTATACATTAAACTCAAAATGAACCTATACATTAATACATTTGAGCATGTTAACCATTTCAAAACACAAACACGGTCTCCATAGCTCCAATTAAtcattcaatttttttttaacatGCATTTCAAAAAAGACGAGAGAATAAATTGAATTGAGATAGTTAGGCAACCTTGAATTTTATTAATATCGGACGGATTAATAGGAGCAGCTAGCATCTTCACACAAATATCGTTCTCTTTTACTTCAACCGAAGGTACCTTCACCATTCTGCACCCGAATGTCACACACATTTCAGTACACAGAAATTTACATCATGTCTTCTTTACTTGAAAATAATATTAACTTGGTAAGATTATTAATCTATCAAAAGCGAAAATTTACTTGGTGACAGAATCAGGAGGGCCTTCCTCGTCATACATAACAGCAATGGAAGCTGGTGACATGGCAGCGAGAATGATCAGACGGAAGATTTGAAATAAGAAAAATGGTTAATCAAGATTGAAGAAGTGCAGTGCAGGGTATCCCATGTgtattttgaaaattattttggAATCTGACAAATATTTCTTTAAGATATTAAAATGTTTATAAAATCAGGGTATATTTGATTTAGATATATACATAATCTATTATCTACCATCTACTATCTAATATCTACTATCTACTCTACTATTTTAGAACATCTACGTGAGCATCGTTCCTGCGGCACAGAGTGTAGTTATGTGAGCTTGGCAATAGAAATTAATACTTTTTTCCTAACCAGAAAGAACTAATCAACACACCAAAGGAGAAAAAAGAATATACTCAATCTTCTTAAAAGATCCTTGCACTGGTTCAATCATCATCAACCTTATTCAGCAACTGCTGGATAATTCCTTGGATCGCCCTGACGCATCTTTACTTTCTAGGGGCTGCTAATGCCAGCTCCGGAGAGCTGGCCGGTCGCCCCACCAGTGCTGCAACACCTGGTCCGTCGCAAGGTAAAGTAATTCTTACCCCGCGGCGTAAACAATCTgcagaattaaaaaaaaatattaatccAACCATGATGGGCCTCTCTACCTCCTATAAtctatataaaaaaaatcattttaatacGTCTGTTAGATAGCATTGACCTTGAACCAGTATATTCTCAAGATAGAATTTTACGCAGACGATTTTACTGCACACTGCAGTTTGTTAATGATTGAAGTACTCTTCTGCCTCAAACAGATTTTCCAGCGGGGAGTGCCATCACACTTGCGGGCGAAACTGTGTTATCTTCGCATGGCTTTTGGTTGTTGGATACAAGATGCAAGAGATATTTTACATACTTATCTGACGCTCTTATTAAGAAACTTCTACCACCATAACTCCTATATATACACCTAGTGTTCCAATATTTATTTTACTTCTCTACATTCAGAAAAAAACTCAAGAAGATATTCAGACAATGAAAGTCGGtgatattttctttttccttAACTATCAAACATCCAAATTGAGATGAAATCATGATATCCAAGTGTTTAAAGGCGATCACGCTGTTCTTAACGCTCCATTCTACTACATAGGTTTCCGCAGTTTTGAAATTTTAAACAAAATAATTAATGTTtgaacataataaaattaaagaCTGCAGTACATAACCAGGCCTTCTTGACATGGCCGAGACAGGTCCTCTTGTGCGAGATTATTTACGAGTACATTATAACACACTTCACAAGACCTTGGTAGAAAACAGTAATCAGATTTCTTGATAAAATGTTCTTTCCCAAGAGCAAAAAATACAATTGTTGGGGGAAACTCCATTGCTACTTGCATTAGGCTATAGAAGGATCTTTCTTATTTATGGTGATGTCCTCCAACGTGCCTGTTGTGACAGTCTCCAACGTCTTGTAGAACTCCTCGGGAAGAGGACCGGGTCGATGCAGAGGAACATGTTTGGGAACTGGTGCATCATTCTCTATAACTTCGCACTCATAGTCTTCAGGCACGCCCCATGGATCCCACTCTGTGATCCATACGGAAGACCATTAGCAACACAATATACAAGTTCATGATTAAatatcagggttcaaggtaatgcACATAAGAGCTACACTAAACCAACAAGAATGGCATAGAAAAACACTGGAGCAATATCTTAacttatactccctccgtcccgatTTTCTTGTCCACTCTTACCATTATTGCTTCTCCCAAAAAAATGTGGGAGTACTTGATAACTTAAATATGGGATTTATCTAATGTAGCTTATATATCGCTTGACAGTACAAAAGCATTTCAATGAATATACAAAAGAAAAAAATCATGTAAGAATTTGAGGGAACACAAATGCGGAAGTTGAGTCTTCTAAGCAGAGcttaaaataatatcaaactctgCATCAGGAAACCCGAAATGCCTCATAATTGATTGAATAAGTAATGGTTAGAAACGGGAGTCAGGAGCGGTGAAGGAAAGCAAGGAGGCGAGAAAGGGGATAAAAGGAGTATCACCTGTATGATCCATGGTTTCatatattttgaaaaattaatgCAGGGGATTACAAGAGTCCATACCTCCGATATTTGAGGCTGACATAGCAGATCCAATTTAGTGCAATGAGATATCAAACTCCATCATCGCCTGAGTCGCCTAACAAACTATTACATCGTAGCTTCTTCTTTATACTAGAAGATAGACCTCTTACTGATTTGACATTTCAAGCAAAATATTTCCATGTATCCCTTCAGTAAATAGCTTTATACAAGCATTTTCCAGGAAATACTGACGTAGCAACTTAATTAGCTATATTGAATCAACCAAACAAGTTCAGAGGGTTTCTAAGTCATGAAACTCTAACAATACAAATATTCTCCTAATGAGTTCATAGCATGTAAAATTCATATATAACTATTATTATTGTAATGTAAATTTGTAAAGTATAATGTTCATACAATTTAATTTAAGTATATCTACTAATTCATTCTTATTCATCATTTTGTCCATATTATCTGCATCATAGTCCACAAATTTTAGAAGCAGGTTATTTAACTATTAAATTTCATTGGTCAGTCACAATGTGAGGGTATGTTTTTGGGATGATTTTGCTACAAACTTTAAGATGAACTTTAACGAAGCAACTGAGCACCCAGTTCTGATTATTATCTCGAGTTGCAAATTCATTCAGAACTACACCGGTGTCACAAACGCACCACCAACAACAATTGACATGAATGTGAACGGCGACGGGGGTCCACAACCTTAGGAATGTGTATTTTAAGCAAACTTTGATTCGTACATTACTCAAAATAGTATAATAATGTTTTCATATATCCAGCAGGTTTTAGAAAGTACATGGGATATGAGGGAATAGTTTGGAAGCAAGATCAACCACCGCGAACTTTTAATATATTCGCATTACCTAATTGCAAGCTAATTAAGTTTGTACTGTACCAAGGCAAGTTGTACTATTACAATCACTGCAATACTACTAAATATTGGTTTAAACTCTGTTAACCGAACTCTTCAATTTTTCCCTCATACCCGTGTCGACCGACTCTTCAATTTGTCCCTCATACGGTCATACCCGTATCGACCGGACATGACATGGGCGTGGCGTAAGCAATCTGAGTCGGATCCTTCATATTCATATTGAAACTGGACAATTTTACTTCCATCAATCTAGTTCAAAATGATTTGCAAGGCCTCACAATAACTTGTTTCTAGAGGGACGTTTATAAATTACTAATTTCCACCACTAGTTCTAAATTTTACCTAGACTGCCTGACCTTTTAGGCTGGAAATTGGCGTACTGAACTAACATCATTTTTGCCTGTAAATTTTTCATTGTATATATCTATGACCTAAAACCTGCAACATTTGATAATTTGCACGCACACAAAGTAATATCTCAATAATCGATCAAGTCTAATGGATCCAAAATTCATGCAATTGGAAtgaaaattatgaaatttactCCCACGAATATGAAGAACAAAATTGATGCTACAAGAAAGAAAGAGAGGTCAAAGTACAGAATATACTGACCAATCATTTTATCAATCAGCTTGAGCTCATCTTCCGCTTCTTCAATGAGCTCCTCAACCTGTCCACAACCAAGGCGCTTCTCAATCACTTCCCAATCATTCTCCTCCTGACAAACCTTGAGACGGTGGCGCGTGAAGCTCTCAACAGCTTTCCTGTAACCTTCATCCTCAGGAACCGCCTGAATCTCCTTCAACGTCTTGCTGTAAAGACCAATCAATACTTGTCTAGCATTTGGGACAACATCTAGCCCTACAATCCCTGTCGTATCTTTCACTCTCGACATCATCATCAATGGACGCGTAAATCTCCGTAGAAACATCTTTACAACTCGAATCAGTGTCGCTCGTTTAATTGAGCTTAAAATGCTGACAATTTCTCTTTACCTAATTGAGTTATGATCGCATACATTTTAAAATGTTAGGGATTAAAAATTGAATAATCACTGTCGAAAATTTTAGCTTCACGCAAatctaaataatcatgttttcgAGCAACAAATTTACAACAGAAAGTTAAGTGAGCTAAATAATAGAAACCCTAAAACCCAAAATTAGGCACAGAAATGAACCAATAAGCGAAGACATTACACAGATTATTAGTTATAATACTTCAGATTCATGCTAAATTACAAACAATTTCAAGATTTGAACACAAATATTTACCTCGATGATTCGCTAATCTCCGGTGCCAAATGCAAAGCAGCAATCTTAGTAAATATTATGTGTCCTTTTTCTCTTTTAAATATCAGGCGAGTGTGTACTGGGAAAAAAGGAAGTTAAATCCCGACAAAAAAAAAGTATAACATACTCTTGTTTAAAATATCAAATAGCTTCAGAGCCGTGTATCTTCTAAAATATATGTAAAATTTTCATTAATTTTTTATTGTTTTcgagttttttaaaaaaataagggGTTAAATATTAAGCAGGTCACTTACTGCATCCAAATGTATCAACTGAGTCACTAGTTACAAAACTGACTTAAATGAATCActcatttgaaaatttgtatcaaaaatataactctatcgttagtcgaaattcttaaaaatattatatattgagtttagcacattttttatgaatgatattacatcgaaatgaaagattctgagttctagtattttagataatatttttatttttttaaaaatttatttactatttatttttatttaaatcaaataatacaatcaaaaaattaaaaataaatagttgataaaattttaaaaatctaacaatattatctaaaatagtagaactcgtaacctttcatttggatgtaatatcattcacAAAAAATGTgggaaactcaatatataatatttttaagaatttcgactaacgatagagtaatattttttatataaatttttaaatgagtgactcatttgagtcagttttgtaacCAGTGACTCACTTGATATATTTGGACGCAGTAAGTGACCTACTTCATATTTAACCCAAAAAATAAGGGGTATATTAAActtggattttaaaaaaaaatcattcaTAAAATTTAGGTGTATTTAactgaaattttaaaaaatatattagaatTTTATGGTATTcaactatgattttaaattaTGCTACAAAATCTGGTGTTTTTCAATCAGAATTTTAAATTTTGCttaaaatctgatggtattcaaatgagattatttaaaattcattaaaatctgatggtattcacaTGCTGACGGATTTTTTGGACTTCATAAAATGATCGATTTTGTGGGATTGTTTAATGTATTTTATAGTTTTTGAAATCCCGTCATAATTCATGAGATTTTGAAAGATTGTGTTTAAATTCTAAGGACTCTTCATCAACTCTATGACACACTACGACATTTTATCTAAAATTCACGTAAAATCAAAATCAGACATGGATTATATATAATGCATTAAAATCTCAGTTCAATACACCCCTAAGTTAGCAATAGTTGTTCCAAGATTAGTATATTGTATTTTTATGTGATGTATTCGTTTAATATGTTGGAAGTTCGATTATTTTCGAGTTATTTAAAAAATTAAGTTATCAATTATTGTTATTAGGTTAATATCCTTTATTTTTGTGTGATGTTCGTTTAGTACGTAGGAAATTTGTGTAAGACAGATGCATATTTACATGTGGTTCGATTtgtaagtaattatttaataatatgtAATATATTCTTCACTCAACATGGTTTGCATGTACTCCAAATTTAGTTGATGATGAATAATTAATTTTGTCAACCCCTTAACTAATTAACATAATGCGAAAATATgtcatattattaaaatttggATATCATGAAATCATGTTATATTTGTAAGTTTttgaatattattaatttattaattacattttattatttttataaattttttaaaataaaataatcaagACTAATTATAATAATGGAGTTATTAATACGAAATGAATAGGACGGGGGTTAAAATGTCATTTTACATCTTAGGGGGCATAACAGTTATCTTACTTGATTAAATTGTCTCATCGAAACCCCcatttgctctattatatatcGT carries:
- the LOC141692364 gene encoding enoyl-[acyl-carrier-protein] reductase, mitochondrial-like isoform X1 yields the protein MSPASIAVMYDEEGPPDSVTKMVKVPSVEVKENDICVKMLAAPINPSDINKIQGVYPVRQQVPAVGGSEGVGQVHSLGSAVKGFSPGDLVIPYPPSFGTWQTYVVKDQSFWHKVAKGTPVEYAATVFVNPLTALRMLEDFVDLNAGDAIVQNGATSIVGQCIIQLARLRGIRSINIIRDRPGSDEAKEKLKKLGADEVYTESQLEVKNVKSLLGNIPEPALGFNCVGGNAATLVMKFLRQRGTMVTYGGMSKKPVTVSTSAFIFKELSLRGFWLQNLISSAKEECKSMVDYLLGLAREGKLTYEMESTPFKDFRTALDKSMGKLGSQPKQIIRF
- the LOC141692364 gene encoding enoyl-[acyl-carrier-protein] reductase, mitochondrial-like isoform X2; this encodes MYDEEGPPDSVTKMVKVPSVEVKENDICVKMLAAPINPSDINKIQGVYPVRQQVPAVGGSEGVGQVHSLGSAVKGFSPGDLVIPYPPSFGTWQTYVVKDQSFWHKVAKGTPVEYAATVFVNPLTALRMLEDFVDLNAGDAIVQNGATSIVGQCIIQLARLRGIRSINIIRDRPGSDEAKEKLKKLGADEVYTESQLEVKNVKSLLGNIPEPALGFNCVGGNAATLVMKFLRQRGTMVTYGGMSKKPVTVSTSAFIFKELSLRGFWLQNLISSAKEECKSMVDYLLGLAREGKLTYEMESTPFKDFRTALDKSMGKLGSQPKQIIRF
- the LOC141692366 gene encoding putative NADH dehydrogenase [ubiquinone] 1 alpha subcomplex subunit 5, mitochondrial gives rise to the protein MFLRRFTRPLMMMSRVKDTTGIVGLDVVPNARQVLIGLYSKTLKEIQAVPEDEGYRKAVESFTRHRLKVCQEENDWEVIEKRLGCGQVEELIEEAEDELKLIDKMIEWDPWGVPEDYECEVIENDAPVPKHVPLHRPGPLPEEFYKTLETVTTGTLEDITINKKDPSIA